A region of Vanessa tameamea isolate UH-Manoa-2023 chromosome 21, ilVanTame1 primary haplotype, whole genome shotgun sequence DNA encodes the following proteins:
- the LOC113395509 gene encoding cytochrome P450 6B7-like, whose product MIVLYSSITLILAVVYSLYYYVTKNHDYWKRRRVPYLKPTLWFGNYMNYILFRRNLPKVTQEICRKFPNEPYVGVFYGTDPALIIKDPDLIKLVMAKDFCYFTHRELSQHTHKELITQNMFFNGGDTWKVLRQNLTALFSSAKIKNMFPLIQSCASTLEDALSKEITNQNTVEIKSLLARYTMDCIGSCAFGVNTGTLMNKSPSNPFIIMGEKLFDVSNYGGFRWVSRAMWPSLFYKLGFTLFERDIQIFFQKLLTEVFESRDYKESARNDFVDLILGWKKKTYLSGDSITNSNTGAKTTVSLTVDDNLLIAQCTLFFAAGFETTSTTTSFLLYELAKRKDAQIRVLQEIDDYFQRHEGKLQYECINEMPFVQACIDETLRIYPVLGNLTREAGETYTLPTGLCLEKGTRVHIPVYNLHHDPDNFPDPEEFRPERFFGDEKKNIKPFTYVPFGEGPRICIGMRFSKMPIFAALFTILKNYSVELAEGMPRTVDFEPRAFVTQAMGGIHIKFKRRKA is encoded by the exons ATGATAGTCCTGTATTCAAGTATCACTCTCATACTTGCGGTTGTGTATTCACTGTATTACTATGTAACTAAGAATCACGATTATTGGAAGAGGAGAAGGGTGCCCTATTTAAAACCCACATTATGGTTCggaaattatatgaattatattttatttagaagaaaTTTGCCGAAAGTCACGCAGGAGATTTGCAGGAAATTTCCAAATGAGCCATACGTCGGAGTTTTCTATGGCACGGATCCCGCTCTCATCATCAAAGACCCTGACCTTATCAAACTCGTAATGGCAAAAGATTTTTGTTACTTCACCCATAGAGAGCTATCTCAGCACACACACAAGGAGTTAATTACGCAGAATATGTTCTTCAATGGAGGTGACACGTGGAAAGTTCTACGTCAAAATTTAACGGCCCTCTTTTCATccgccaaaataaaaaatatgtttccttTAATTCAATCTTGTGCGAGTACTTTGGAAGACGCTCTGAGTAAAGAAATAACCAATCAAAATACAGTCGAGATCAAGTCTCTTTTAGCGAGATACACAATGGACTGCATTGGTTCTTGTGCTTTTGGTGTAAACACTGGTACGTTAATGAACAAATCACCGTCTAACCCGTTCATCATAATGGGCgaaaaattatttgatgtttCAAACTATGGAGGATTTCGATGGGTCAGCCGTGCGATGTGGCCCTCCCTCTTTTACAAATTAGGTTTCACACTGTTCGAACGTGATATAcagatttttttccaaaaattaCTAACCGAAGTTTTTGAAAGCCGAGATTACAAGGAATCGGCGAGGAACGATTTTGTTGATCTTATCTTGGGTTGGAAGAAAAAGACATATTTGAGTGGCGACAGCATAACCAACTCCAACACTGGAGCTAAGACAACAGTAAGCCTGACTGTAGATGACAATCTACTGATCGCTCAGTGCACACTCTTCTTTGCTGCGGGATTTGAAACGACATCGACTACGACAAGCTTTTTACTTTACGAACTAGCAAAGAGAAAAGATGCTCAGATCCGAGTGCTTCAAGAAATCGACGACTATTTCCAAAGACACGAAGGCAAGTTACAATACGAGTGTATCAATGAGATGCCGTTTGTCCAAGCGTGCATCGACGAAACGCTTCGTATTTATCCAGTTCTGGGTAACCTTACTCGCGAAGCTGGCGAAACCTACACTCTTCCTACGGGTCTATGTTTAGAGAAAGGAACGCGAGTTCATATACCTGTATATAATTTGCATCATGACCCAGATAACTTTCCGGACCCTGAAGAATTTCGCCCAGAACGGTTCTTTGGTGATGAAAAAAAGAACATCAAACCGTTCACCTATGTGCCTTTCGGTGAAGGACCTCGAATATGTATAG GAATGCGGTTCTCCAAGATGCCGATATTTGCGGCTCTCTTCACTATATTAAAGAACTATAGTGTCGAGCTGGCTGAGGGCATGCCTCGAACTGTTGACTTTGAACCCCGAGCCTTCGTAACTCAGGCTATGGGAGGAATTCATATTAAGTTTAAACGTCGTAAGGCATAA